The Deltaproteobacteria bacterium DNA segment AATGCGTGTATTGAGACCGGACATGATCGTTCTACCTCCTTCGAATAGCCCCTGTGTTTTGTCCCTTATACCGTTCCCGGCCGCCGTACATCAAGGGTTATCAAGGGTTTCCCGACCGGTTCTCCGTTGGTGGACGGTCCCGAACGGCGGATCGCCCGACGCCGCGATGCCGGGAGCCGGCGGGCCTGAAACCGACCCTTACAGCACCTGGTACGCCCATATCTGGTGGAATACCTCGGGCTCGCCCTTGGGCATGGGCTGGTAAGGCTCCCCCTCCTCCACCAGCCGCCACTTGCCGTCGGCCTCCAACGCCGACTGCTTCTCCCTGAAGCCGTCCTGCTCGTAGGTGTCCGGACGAAGCGAGAACACGATGTGGCCGCCCGGACGGGTGACGCGCACCAACTCGTCGAACGAGCCGGGCGGCGCATGCCCCACCGTGAACACGCCCACGCTGATGACGCCGTCGAAGTACTTGGGCGGGAAGTCCAGCGGCAAGCCCATCGCCATCTGGTGGAACTCCTTGTAGACGCCCTTGCGGGCGGCCTCGTCCAGCATCCCTTGCGACAGGTCCATGGCCACCAGGAACTCGTAACCCACGTCGTGCAGCAACTCCCCCACGATACCGGTGCCGGCGCCCGCGTCGAGGATACGTCCGTGCCTGGCCACCCGCTTGGCGAAGGCATCCACGGCCTTCCGCGGACTCAACCAGCCGAAGTCGGTATTCAGGTCCCGGTCATAGGACCCGGCCCACTCGTCGTAGCGCTCCTCCAGCTCGGCGTTGCCCTTCGAGGAATAGATCCATTGGATCCGGTTTCCGGTCTTTTCGCTCATGCGGTCTCCCTTCACCCGACAAAGTCTGCCCTACGGCGTGGTCTCCGGCGGCCGCCGATGGTGCGTGGACTGCTCGTACGCATACGCCAGCCGGATCATGAGGCCGTCGTCGTAGGGCCGGCCGAGGAAGCTGACGCCGGCCGGCAACCCATCCGCCGTGAAGCCCGCGGGCACCGTCACCGTGGGCACGTACACCAGGAACGTGTTCAGGTGCGGCGCGCCCTTGTGGTTCACGAAGGGCGGCTTGACGCCGTCGGCGATGAGCGTGGGCTGGTGCTCCACGGCCTTGTGCACGATGGCGTCCAGCCGGTGCTCGGCCATGGTCTTGAGCAGGTGGATCATCAGGTGCTCCCGGGCCAGCAGGTACTCGTAGTGGTCCGCGGGGTCGGAGGTGATGCGCAGGCGCGCCTGCACCCGCTCCGTGAGCTTGGGGTAGTCCGGCGAGGCCATGGCGTCCGCGCGCGTCCGGTACGGCGGATTGGCGCTGCGGGACATGTAGATCCCGAAGGCCCTTTCCCCGGCGGTGGGATCGGCGCAGCGCTTGGCCAGCAGTTCGTTCAACCGCGCCAGCTCCACCGGTTCCACCACCTCGGCGCCGGCCGCTCGCAAATTCTCCACCGCGTTGTCGAAGATCCCGGTGATGCTCTTGAAGTCGCCGGCCTCGGGATCGGTGTTGTAGCCCATGGGCTCGCGCAGGACGCCGATCCTCGCGCCGCGCAGGCCGTCCGCGTCCAGGAAGTCCGTGTAGCTCGGCGGCACGTGGCCGAAGCCCCGGGAGGTGATCGGGTCCTCGCCGTCGTAGCCCACCATCACGTCCAGCAGGGTGGCCATGTCCCGGACCGTGCGCGCCATGGGCCCAAGCGACCCGGCTTCCTGGGGCCAGCCGGAGTAGACGCCGGCGCGGCTCACCAGCCCGGCGGTGGGACGCATGCCGGCGATGCAGTTCCAGGTGGAAGGCCGGCGGATGGACGCCAGTCCCTCCTGGCCCACGCCCACGGCGCCGAAGTTGGCGGACACCGCCGCCCCGGAGCCCCCCGACGAGCCGCCCACGGTGCGCTCCACGTCGTAGGGATTGCGGGTGGAGCCGAACAGCGAGCCGTGGGTGTCGCCCGCCCCCAGTTCGCCCAGGGTGGTCTTGGCCAGCACGATGGCGCCGGCCTCCTTGAGCTTCTCCACCACCCGGCAGTCCCGGTCCGGGTAGTAGTCCTTGAACAGCAGCGAGCCGAGAGTGGTGGGCGTCCCCTTGAGG contains these protein-coding regions:
- a CDS encoding amidase family protein — its product is MSANADSFTVPEATIADIHAAYAAGTLTARQLVQAYIDRIDAYDRGGPRINSVITVNPAALDEADRLDAAFKGSGKTGPLHGIPVVMKDQADLKGTPTTLGSLLFKDYYPDRDCRVVEKLKEAGAIVLAKTTLGELGAGDTHGSLFGSTRNPYDVERTVGGSSGGSGAAVSANFGAVGVGQEGLASIRRPSTWNCIAGMRPTAGLVSRAGVYSGWPQEAGSLGPMARTVRDMATLLDVMVGYDGEDPITSRGFGHVPPSYTDFLDADGLRGARIGVLREPMGYNTDPEAGDFKSITGIFDNAVENLRAAGAEVVEPVELARLNELLAKRCADPTAGERAFGIYMSRSANPPYRTRADAMASPDYPKLTERVQARLRITSDPADHYEYLLAREHLMIHLLKTMAEHRLDAIVHKAVEHQPTLIADGVKPPFVNHKGAPHLNTFLVYVPTVTVPAGFTADGLPAGVSFLGRPYDDGLMIRLAYAYEQSTHHRRPPETTP
- a CDS encoding class I SAM-dependent methyltransferase encodes the protein MSEKTGNRIQWIYSSKGNAELEERYDEWAGSYDRDLNTDFGWLSPRKAVDAFAKRVARHGRILDAGAGTGIVGELLHDVGYEFLVAMDLSQGMLDEAARKGVYKEFHQMAMGLPLDFPPKYFDGVISVGVFTVGHAPPGSFDELVRVTRPGGHIVFSLRPDTYEQDGFREKQSALEADGKWRLVEEGEPYQPMPKGEPEVFHQIWAYQVL